The following are from one region of the Roseobacter fucihabitans genome:
- the boxB gene encoding benzoyl-CoA 2,3-epoxidase subunit BoxB, giving the protein MLDLINVSYDSQIPNNVGLSTDKKVLKALEKWHPGYINWWNDLIPQNFQDSMVYLRTAVSVDPKGWAKFDYVKMPEYRWGILLAPAVEDRKIPMGEHMGEAAWQEVPGEYRNMLKRLIVIQGDTEPGSVEQQRFLGLTAPSLYDMRNLFQVNVEEGRHLWAMVYLLQKYFGRDGREEANDLLVRSSGSEEAPRMLGAFNEETPDWLSFFMFTYFTDRDGKMQLESLAQSGFDPLSRTCRFMLTEEAHHMFVGETGVGRTIQATLEAMNTHGITDPYDIHKIRDLGVIDLPTIQKKLNLHYTLSLDLFGQEVSTNAANAFNSGIKGRYMEQRIDDDHKLQNDTYAVTSIKEGVILTEEVPALTAINMRLRDDYVRDASGGVGRWNKAIAKAGVAFQFKLPHEGFHRQIGVFSTVAVDPDGNIIIAEDWENRRADWLPTKADGDFIQSLMVPCFEPGQYASWIAPPKVGIDNKPGHYEYVKLHMA; this is encoded by the coding sequence ATGCTCGATCTCATCAACGTAAGCTACGACAGCCAAATCCCTAACAACGTTGGTCTCAGCACCGACAAGAAGGTCCTTAAGGCTTTGGAGAAGTGGCACCCCGGTTATATTAACTGGTGGAACGATCTGATCCCACAGAATTTTCAGGATTCGATGGTCTATCTGCGCACGGCGGTGAGTGTGGACCCGAAGGGTTGGGCCAAGTTCGATTACGTCAAAATGCCGGAATACCGCTGGGGCATTCTGCTTGCACCTGCCGTGGAGGATCGCAAAATCCCGATGGGCGAGCACATGGGCGAGGCCGCCTGGCAGGAGGTGCCGGGCGAATATCGCAATATGCTCAAGCGCTTGATTGTCATTCAGGGCGACACCGAGCCTGGCTCTGTTGAACAACAGAGGTTTCTCGGCCTGACCGCCCCGTCGCTCTATGATATGCGCAACCTGTTTCAGGTAAACGTGGAGGAGGGTCGCCACCTCTGGGCGATGGTCTATCTGCTACAAAAATACTTTGGCCGGGATGGCCGTGAAGAGGCCAATGACCTCCTTGTGCGCTCCTCCGGTTCCGAGGAAGCACCGCGCATGCTCGGGGCGTTCAATGAGGAGACACCGGATTGGTTGTCCTTCTTCATGTTCACCTATTTCACGGACCGCGATGGCAAGATGCAGCTCGAAAGCCTTGCTCAATCCGGGTTTGATCCGCTCAGCCGCACCTGTCGTTTCATGCTGACCGAAGAGGCGCACCACATGTTCGTGGGCGAAACCGGTGTGGGGCGCACGATCCAGGCCACGCTGGAGGCGATGAACACGCATGGGATCACCGACCCCTATGACATCCATAAAATCCGCGACCTGGGTGTCATCGACCTGCCCACGATCCAGAAAAAACTGAACCTGCATTATACGCTGAGCCTTGATTTGTTCGGGCAGGAGGTCTCCACCAACGCCGCAAACGCGTTCAATTCGGGCATCAAGGGGCGCTACATGGAGCAGCGCATCGATGATGATCACAAGCTGCAAAACGACACATATGCGGTGACCTCGATCAAAGAGGGCGTGATCCTGACCGAAGAGGTGCCGGCACTTACGGCCATCAACATGCGGCTGCGGGATGATTATGTGCGCGATGCCTCGGGCGGTGTTGGGCGCTGGAACAAGGCCATCGCCAAGGCAGGCGTCGCTTTCCAATTCAAACTACCGCACGAAGGGTTTCACCGTCAGATCGGGGTGTTCTCCACCGTGGCGGTGGACCCGGACGGTAATATCATCATCGCCGAGGACTGGGAAAACCGGCGCGCGGACTGGCTGCCGACCAAAGCGGATGGCGATTTCATTCAATCCCTGATGGTCCCTTGTTTCGAGCCCGGACAATACGCCTCCTGGATCGCGCCACCGAAAGTCGGGATCGACAATAAACCCGGCCATTATGAATACGTGAAACTGCACATGGCTTGA
- the boxC gene encoding 2,3-epoxybenzoyl-CoA dihydrolase gives MNKVIDFQVDADDMRHWRIDYDGPVANLYMDVDEKGGLFEGYDLKLNSYDLGVDIELSDIVQRMRFEHPEVKVVVLRSAKEKLFCAGANIRMLGGAAHSHKVNFCKFTNETRNTYETALADSGQNYICAIRGACAGGGYELALACNHIMLTDDSTSSVALPEVALLAVLPGTGGLTRITDKRKLRRDLADVFCSLEEGVKGQRALQWGLVDEVIANSKFDESVAQRARDIAQQSTKPDVSEGISLTPLERRFGLTSVTYSCVTVRLDRAGRRAVITINGPENDPQPDMESFLAQGADAWMLRCARELDDAILHLRTNEGDLGIIEFQTSGNPHKVMAHEALLLANQDHWLANEVLCLWKRVLKRIDMTSRSLVALVEHGSCFAGVLAELLWAVDRSYMMLDAFEDDTRPLASVFLTDANFGQYPMGNALSRLQTRFLGAPEQIDMLAERKGEPLDAETCEALGLVTYAYDDIDWEDEVRLFMEERASFSPDALTGMEANLRFAGPETMETRIFGRLTAWQNWIFQRPNAVGPEGALQRYGTGVRGVYDPGRV, from the coding sequence GTGAATAAGGTCATTGATTTTCAGGTCGATGCAGATGACATGAGGCATTGGCGGATCGATTATGATGGCCCGGTTGCAAACCTCTACATGGATGTCGATGAAAAAGGTGGGCTGTTTGAGGGCTATGATCTGAAGCTGAACTCCTATGACCTTGGGGTGGATATCGAACTTTCGGACATCGTACAGCGCATGCGATTTGAGCATCCCGAGGTCAAGGTCGTCGTTTTGCGCTCAGCCAAGGAAAAACTGTTCTGTGCTGGGGCCAATATCCGTATGCTTGGGGGGGCTGCCCATTCGCATAAGGTGAATTTTTGCAAGTTCACAAATGAGACGCGCAATACCTATGAGACCGCGTTGGCAGACAGCGGCCAAAATTACATCTGCGCGATCCGGGGGGCCTGCGCGGGGGGCGGATATGAATTGGCACTTGCGTGCAATCACATCATGTTGACGGATGACAGCACGTCCTCTGTGGCCTTGCCCGAGGTAGCGTTACTCGCCGTTCTACCGGGAACCGGTGGTCTGACGCGGATCACGGATAAGCGCAAGCTGCGCCGGGACCTTGCCGATGTTTTCTGTTCGCTCGAAGAGGGTGTGAAGGGCCAGCGCGCCTTGCAATGGGGTCTTGTGGATGAGGTTATTGCGAATTCGAAATTCGACGAGAGTGTTGCGCAGCGTGCGCGTGACATAGCCCAGCAATCAACCAAACCTGATGTGTCAGAGGGCATAAGCCTGACACCGTTGGAGCGTCGCTTTGGGCTAACCTCAGTGACCTATTCCTGCGTGACCGTGCGCCTTGATCGCGCGGGGCGACGGGCGGTGATCACGATCAACGGGCCAGAGAATGACCCGCAACCGGATATGGAAAGCTTCCTGGCGCAGGGGGCGGACGCATGGATGCTGCGATGCGCGCGGGAACTGGATGATGCCATTCTCCATCTGCGAACGAATGAGGGCGATTTGGGGATCATTGAATTCCAAACGAGCGGTAATCCACATAAGGTCATGGCGCATGAAGCGTTGTTACTGGCCAATCAGGATCACTGGCTGGCCAATGAGGTGCTTTGCCTGTGGAAGCGCGTTCTCAAGCGGATTGACATGACATCGCGCAGCCTTGTCGCTCTGGTCGAGCATGGGTCGTGTTTTGCGGGTGTGCTGGCGGAGCTTTTATGGGCTGTGGATCGCAGTTACATGATGCTGGACGCCTTTGAAGATGACACCCGACCCCTTGCAAGTGTTTTTCTGACGGACGCAAATTTTGGACAATATCCGATGGGGAATGCGCTGAGCCGTTTGCAAACGCGGTTCCTGGGTGCGCCAGAACAGATTGATATGCTCGCGGAGCGCAAAGGCGAGCCGCTGGACGCAGAGACCTGCGAAGCGCTGGGTTTGGTGACATACGCATATGACGACATCGACTGGGAAGATGAAGTGCGGCTTTTTATGGAAGAACGCGCGAGCTTCTCCCCCGATGCATTGACCGGGATGGAGGCCAACCTGCGCTTCGCGGGTCCCGAGACGATGGAGACACGGATATTCGGGCGCCTTACCGCCTGGCAGAACTGGATATTCCAACGCCCAAACGCGGTGGGTCCGGAAGGTGCCTTGCAACGTTATGGAACCGGCGTGCGCGGCGTGTATGACCCTGGGCGCGTATAG
- a CDS encoding DUF309 domain-containing protein codes for MPWPDAPSNIIWPPFAYVPGVTARHAEDRFDGIKASVTADMPAADLHHTSAFTTGLAYLDAGYFWECHEVLEAVWMQTADPSCERDMVQALIQLANARLKLRMGKPRAARRLCDMVSGHLARCEGRGAVLGLGVNDVLMRLNVTRDEGFFAL; via the coding sequence TTGCCCTGGCCTGATGCGCCCTCAAATATCATCTGGCCGCCCTTTGCCTATGTGCCGGGGGTTACCGCGCGCCATGCTGAGGATCGGTTTGACGGGATTAAGGCGAGCGTCACGGCGGATATGCCTGCCGCTGATCTGCATCATACATCGGCCTTTACGACGGGTCTGGCCTATCTGGACGCCGGGTATTTTTGGGAATGCCACGAGGTTCTGGAGGCGGTCTGGATGCAAACGGCTGATCCCAGTTGCGAGCGCGACATGGTACAGGCGCTGATCCAATTGGCGAATGCCAGATTAAAACTTCGGATGGGAAAACCACGTGCTGCGCGGCGCTTATGTGACATGGTCAGCGGCCATCTGGCCCGATGTGAGGGACGAGGGGCTGTCCTGGGTCTTGGTGTCAACGACGTGCTGATGCGACTAAATGTTACACGCGATGAAGGATTTTTTGCATTATAG
- a CDS encoding alpha/beta fold hydrolase has protein sequence MRWHAQPGQKITVDGVGLEVACYGPPPGKAPTLVMLHEGLGCVALWRDVPQQLSEATGLGVFVYSRRGYGASEAGNAPYATDYMTREAEDVLCKVLNAAGLGDVILLGHSDGASIACIYAGSVSDMRVRGLILIAPHFFVEPAGLAAIRQAGDDFRSGDLRAKLARYHDHVDDVFYGWHDVWTSPAFGNWNVADAIDHLRIPVLAIQGRSDPYGTLAQIDEIEARIYSPLETLVLEGCGHAPHLEHRGATAQAITEFCARLIRLEQATIALA, from the coding sequence ATGCGGTGGCATGCGCAGCCAGGTCAGAAAATTACCGTGGATGGGGTCGGGTTGGAGGTCGCCTGCTATGGTCCACCACCTGGAAAGGCACCGACCCTTGTGATGCTGCATGAGGGGTTGGGCTGCGTCGCGCTCTGGCGGGATGTGCCGCAGCAGTTATCCGAGGCAACGGGCCTGGGCGTCTTTGTATATTCGCGCCGCGGATATGGCGCCTCCGAGGCCGGTAACGCACCCTATGCGACCGATTACATGACCCGCGAGGCCGAAGATGTCCTTTGCAAGGTATTGAACGCGGCTGGTCTGGGCGATGTCATCTTGTTGGGCCATTCGGACGGCGCCAGCATTGCCTGTATCTATGCGGGATCTGTAAGTGACATGCGGGTGCGCGGGTTGATCCTGATCGCGCCGCATTTCTTTGTGGAACCGGCGGGTCTTGCCGCCATTCGACAAGCGGGGGATGATTTTCGGTCGGGCGATTTGCGCGCGAAACTGGCGCGGTATCATGATCACGTTGATGATGTGTTTTACGGCTGGCATGACGTCTGGACATCGCCCGCGTTTGGAAACTGGAATGTGGCGGATGCGATTGATCACCTTCGTATTCCGGTCCTGGCCATTCAGGGTCGCAGCGACCCCTATGGCACGCTGGCGCAGATCGACGAAATCGAGGCACGCATTTATTCCCCGCTGGAAACGCTGGTTCTGGAGGGGTGTGGCCATGCACCGCATCTGGAGCATCGCGGTGCCACGGCGCAGGCGATCACAGAGTTCTGCGCCAGGTTGATCAGGTTGGAGCAAGCGACAATTGCCCTGGCCTGA
- a CDS encoding benzoate-CoA ligase family protein: MTSTTENAASFFVDRHLIEGRGEKIAYREAGTGRHLTFQQLKTGADTIAGALLRADVRAEERAAMLVLDTIEWPQIFFGALKCGVIPVPINTLLATPVYDAILRDSRASILFVSAPLYAAVAPALDDNPYLRQVVIIGENPDNAWPNYDAFIDGAPPQITHPASADQIAFWLYSSGSTGQPKGVQHVHSSLKATADTYGAHVLRLTEEDTVFSAAKLFFAYGLGNAMTFPLAVGATTVLFAGRPTPAAMIETLDLEKPTVFCGVPTLFAAMVAEMDRSGLPAAPLRGCISAGEALPKDVGKRWQTHTGVPILDGVGSTEMLHIFLSNRADDFEYGTSGTPVPGYGVRLVNEAGKEVGDNEIGEMLVNGASAASGYWNQRDKSRATFEGVWTRTGDKYERRADGRYVYCGRTDDMFKVSGIWVSPFEVEQALASHPCVLEAAVVAARDAQGLEKPKAYIVLEGDPPMDMEAALIAHVKARIGKWKYPRWIETVSDLPKTATGKIQRFKLREGVE; this comes from the coding sequence GTGACCAGCACTACCGAAAATGCAGCGAGTTTTTTCGTTGATCGCCATCTGATCGAAGGGCGCGGCGAAAAGATCGCCTACCGCGAGGCGGGAACCGGACGGCACCTGACCTTTCAGCAATTGAAGACGGGTGCGGATACCATTGCCGGTGCTCTCCTGCGTGCCGATGTGCGCGCGGAAGAACGCGCCGCCATGCTGGTGCTGGACACCATCGAGTGGCCGCAAATTTTCTTTGGTGCGCTGAAATGCGGTGTCATCCCGGTTCCGATCAACACGCTGCTGGCGACCCCGGTCTATGACGCGATCCTGAGGGACAGCCGCGCCAGTATCCTCTTCGTCTCCGCGCCGCTCTATGCCGCCGTGGCCCCTGCCCTGGATGATAACCCCTATCTGCGCCAGGTTGTGATCATCGGGGAAAATCCCGACAACGCCTGGCCAAACTATGACGCTTTCATCGATGGGGCACCGCCGCAAATAACCCATCCCGCAAGCGCGGATCAAATCGCTTTCTGGCTCTATTCATCGGGTTCCACCGGGCAGCCCAAAGGCGTCCAGCATGTCCATTCCAGCCTGAAGGCCACGGCTGATACCTACGGCGCGCATGTGTTGAGACTGACCGAGGAGGACACGGTTTTTTCCGCTGCCAAACTCTTTTTTGCCTACGGGCTGGGGAATGCGATGACATTTCCGCTGGCGGTTGGGGCCACCACAGTTCTTTTTGCGGGGCGGCCAACGCCCGCCGCCATGATCGAAACGCTCGATCTGGAAAAACCAACTGTGTTTTGCGGTGTCCCGACGCTTTTTGCCGCGATGGTGGCGGAGATGGACCGGAGCGGTTTGCCCGCTGCCCCATTGCGCGGGTGTATTTCTGCGGGGGAAGCGTTGCCCAAGGATGTGGGTAAACGCTGGCAGACCCATACCGGCGTGCCCATTCTGGACGGTGTCGGCTCGACTGAAATGCTGCATATATTCCTGAGCAACCGGGCGGATGACTTTGAGTATGGCACCTCTGGGACGCCGGTGCCGGGCTATGGTGTGCGTCTTGTCAATGAGGCGGGCAAGGAGGTTGGCGACAATGAAATCGGCGAGATGTTGGTGAACGGCGCATCAGCGGCATCGGGTTATTGGAACCAGCGCGACAAATCCCGCGCGACGTTTGAAGGCGTCTGGACGCGCACCGGGGATAAATACGAACGCCGGGCGGATGGGCGATATGTCTACTGCGGGCGCACGGATGACATGTTCAAAGTGTCCGGCATCTGGGTTTCGCCCTTTGAGGTGGAACAAGCGCTGGCCAGCCACCCCTGCGTGCTCGAGGCGGCGGTGGTGGCTGCGCGTGATGCGCAGGGATTGGAAAAGCCCAAAGCCTATATCGTGCTGGAAGGGGACCCTCCGATGGATATGGAGGCGGCATTGATCGCGCATGTCAAAGCCCGGATCGGGAAGTGGAAATACCCGCGCTGGATCGAGACCGTTTCGGATTTGCCCAAAACCGCGACGGGTAAAATTCAGCGATTCAAATTGCGCGAAGGGGTTGAGTGA